The following proteins come from a genomic window of Pyxidicoccus sp. MSG2:
- a CDS encoding sensor histidine kinase yields the protein MASLPTESPSVHASGWQWPRLRARTVLGLFVLFLGIGLWNGLTVFLTILGNGGSIPVLEPFVWEITGALGVWVVLPILHTTVLNAPGPRVGWARFLGIHVVGFVLFTTLHMVAMVPPRYPLYALLGLGHYDYGDLSFRIPMEAQKDLIAYSVGGVLWGLLIAWRERQARAVREATLESELREARLQALTGQLHPHFLFNALNTISAVMYEDLARTDRLLSDLGGLLRASLERQEATWTLAEERAHAERFIALLAARFGERVTVRWDVAPGMEGARVPCFALQALVENAVKHNQDRREPLEVRIRARADGASVLLEVEDTGRGFGESSPAKGPGVGLAHLERILALLHGGRARLERGQGPEGGARVSLWLPREVAA from the coding sequence ATGGCTTCCCTTCCCACCGAGAGCCCTTCCGTTCATGCCTCCGGCTGGCAGTGGCCGCGCCTCCGTGCGCGGACGGTGCTGGGGCTGTTCGTGCTCTTCCTCGGAATCGGGCTGTGGAACGGGCTGACGGTGTTCCTCACCATCCTCGGCAATGGCGGCAGCATCCCGGTGCTGGAGCCGTTCGTCTGGGAAATCACCGGAGCGCTGGGGGTCTGGGTCGTGCTGCCCATCCTCCACACCACGGTGCTCAACGCCCCGGGCCCCCGCGTCGGCTGGGCGCGCTTCCTGGGCATCCACGTGGTGGGCTTCGTGCTCTTCACCACGCTGCACATGGTGGCGATGGTGCCGCCGAGGTACCCGCTCTACGCGCTGCTCGGCCTGGGGCACTATGACTATGGGGACCTGTCCTTCCGCATTCCCATGGAGGCCCAGAAGGACCTCATCGCGTACTCGGTGGGTGGGGTGCTCTGGGGTCTCCTCATCGCCTGGAGGGAGCGGCAGGCGCGGGCCGTCCGCGAGGCCACCCTGGAGAGCGAGCTGCGGGAGGCCCGGCTCCAGGCGCTCACCGGGCAGCTCCACCCGCACTTCCTCTTCAACGCGCTGAACACCATCAGCGCGGTGATGTACGAGGACCTGGCGCGCACCGACCGGCTGCTGAGTGACTTGGGCGGCCTGCTGCGCGCCAGCCTGGAGCGCCAGGAGGCCACGTGGACGTTGGCGGAGGAGCGTGCCCATGCGGAGCGCTTCATCGCGCTGCTGGCCGCCCGCTTCGGCGAGCGCGTGACGGTGCGCTGGGACGTGGCGCCCGGAATGGAAGGCGCGCGCGTGCCGTGCTTCGCGCTGCAGGCGCTGGTGGAGAACGCGGTGAAGCACAACCAGGACCGGCGCGAGCCGCTGGAGGTGCGCATCCGCGCGCGCGCGGACGGTGCGAGCGTGCTGCTGGAAGTGGAGGACACCGGACGCGGCTTCGGGGAGTCCTCTCCCGCGAAGGGGCCCGGCGTGGGGCTGGCACACCTGGAGCGAATCCTCGCGCTGCTGCATGGCGGACGGGCGCGGCTGGAGCGCGGGCAGGGACCGGAGGGTGGCGCGCGCGTGTCCCTGTGGCTACCTCGCGAGGTGGCGGCATGA
- a CDS encoding acyltransferase family protein, whose amino-acid sequence MSTTAAPHAVDEHRPDLDWLRVVAILLLHLFHTGMMFNRWDWHVKSAQALTWLEPPMEVLHHVRMPLLMLISGVGTALALRRRSVGVFEKDRVKRLFGPLVFGMFLVVPPQIYVEQLFRGRFHGSYAEFYPSVFDFVPYPAGSFSWHHLWFVAYLFVFCMLALPLFAALGTARGQALLARVEGWLCRGWNVAWLFAPLALNWLLLRHHPETHALLDDPRTFGHYGLLFLLGHLLGRCPRVWDHLVERRRGLLMASVVLFAVMMPDSEFPLVPEVLGAQAALWFFILTALAWARARIHVRRPWLKHAQELSYPFYILHQTVIVVVGYAFLRLPVSTLALFGLVLGVSFGVTWGLTEAVARVPFLRPCFGMKPRGTRRTALRTAEAGHTA is encoded by the coding sequence ATGAGCACCACTGCCGCGCCGCACGCCGTTGACGAGCACCGCCCCGACCTGGACTGGCTCCGGGTGGTGGCCATCCTGCTGCTGCACCTGTTCCACACGGGGATGATGTTCAACCGGTGGGACTGGCACGTGAAGAGCGCCCAGGCGCTGACGTGGCTGGAGCCGCCCATGGAGGTGCTGCACCACGTCCGGATGCCGCTGTTGATGCTCATCTCCGGGGTGGGCACGGCCCTGGCGCTGCGGCGGCGCTCGGTGGGCGTGTTCGAGAAGGACCGCGTGAAGCGGCTCTTCGGGCCGCTGGTGTTCGGCATGTTCCTGGTGGTGCCGCCGCAGATCTACGTCGAGCAGTTGTTCCGCGGCCGCTTCCACGGGAGCTACGCGGAGTTCTACCCGTCGGTGTTCGACTTCGTGCCCTACCCCGCCGGCAGCTTCAGCTGGCACCACCTCTGGTTCGTCGCGTACCTCTTCGTCTTCTGCATGCTCGCGCTGCCGCTCTTCGCGGCGCTGGGCACGGCGCGCGGGCAGGCGCTGCTCGCGCGGGTGGAGGGCTGGCTGTGCCGGGGGTGGAACGTGGCCTGGCTCTTCGCACCGCTCGCGCTCAACTGGCTGCTCTTGCGCCACCACCCGGAGACGCACGCGCTCCTCGATGACCCGAGGACCTTCGGCCACTACGGCCTGCTCTTCCTCCTGGGGCACCTGCTGGGCCGCTGCCCGCGCGTGTGGGACCACCTGGTGGAGCGGCGGCGCGGGCTGCTGATGGCGAGCGTCGTGCTCTTCGCCGTGATGATGCCGGACAGCGAATTCCCCCTGGTGCCGGAGGTGCTCGGCGCGCAGGCGGCGCTCTGGTTCTTCATCCTGACGGCGCTGGCCTGGGCACGGGCGCGCATCCACGTGCGCCGGCCCTGGCTGAAGCACGCGCAGGAGCTGTCCTATCCGTTCTACATCCTCCACCAGACGGTCATCGTCGTCGTGGGCTACGCGTTCCTACGGCTTCCCGTGAGCACCCTGGCGCTGTTCGGGCTGGTGCTCGGCGTGTCCTTCGGCGTCACCTGGGGGCTGACCGAGGCCGTGGCGCGGGTGCCCTTCCTGAGGCCGTGCTTCGGGATGAAGCCGCGCGGCACCCGACGCACCGCGCTCCGGACCGCGGAGGCGGGGCATACTGCCTGA
- the rplI gene encoding 50S ribosomal protein L9 — translation MKVILREDIDNLGKSGDLVTVKDGFGRNYLLPRKKAVLASEQNMRQLEHEKAVLTARNAKLKGAAEEQAKKIGNIKVTIKRKVGEQDKLFGSVTALDIAEAVAAQGQTVDRRALHLPEPIKSTGHFEVELRLHRDVVAKIKVDVVAE, via the coding sequence ATGAAGGTCATTCTGCGTGAGGACATCGACAACCTCGGCAAGTCCGGGGACCTCGTCACCGTCAAGGACGGCTTCGGCCGCAACTACCTGCTGCCTCGCAAGAAGGCGGTTCTCGCGAGCGAGCAGAACATGCGCCAGCTCGAGCACGAGAAGGCGGTGCTCACCGCCCGCAACGCCAAGCTGAAGGGCGCTGCGGAGGAGCAGGCGAAGAAGATTGGCAACATCAAGGTGACCATCAAGCGCAAGGTCGGCGAGCAGGACAAGCTCTTCGGCTCCGTCACCGCGCTGGACATCGCCGAGGCCGTTGCCGCCCAGGGTCAGACGGTGGATCGCCGTGCCCTCCACCTGCCCGAGCCCATCAAGTCGACGGGCCACTTCGAGGTGGAGCTGCGGCTGCACCGCGACGTGGTGGCGAAGATCAAGGTCGACGTGGTGGCCGAGTAG
- the rpsR gene encoding 30S ribosomal protein S18 — protein MSNGTDSKTGSAPGGRSGGFGGGGGGGGFGGGGRGGDRGGRDDRGGRDDRGGGMGGDDDKRGGGRGFGRKKVCRFCAEKNASVDFKDQATLKYFVTERGKIIPRRISGNCAKHQREVAVAIKRARGIALLPYNAVVG, from the coding sequence ATGAGCAACGGAACTGACAGCAAGACGGGCTCTGCCCCGGGCGGCCGCAGCGGCGGCTTCGGTGGTGGTGGCGGCGGCGGTGGTTTTGGTGGTGGCGGCCGCGGTGGTGATCGCGGTGGCCGCGACGACCGCGGGGGTCGTGATGACCGCGGCGGCGGGATGGGTGGCGATGACGACAAGCGCGGTGGTGGCCGCGGCTTCGGCCGCAAGAAGGTCTGCCGCTTCTGCGCGGAGAAGAACGCCTCCGTGGACTTCAAGGACCAGGCGACGCTGAAGTACTTCGTCACCGAGCGCGGCAAGATCATCCCCCGCCGCATCTCCGGCAACTGCGCGAAGCACCAGCGCGAGGTGGCGGTGGCCATCAAGCGCGCCCGTGGCATCGCGCTGCTCCCCTACAACGCGGTGGTCGGCTAG
- the rpsF gene encoding 30S ribosomal protein S6: MAETQAATRLREYETIFLVKPDLTDDNVDKLKERVRGIVGREGGKLLRFTVWGKKKTLFPVAKQPRAIYVHASYLGGSKLVAEIERNLRNLDEVTRYISVKIAEEVDPETRPVLEDLKLAGDVEETRPGAPAEREGGFRGGEEPGVESEEESTEEA; encoded by the coding sequence ATGGCTGAGACGCAGGCCGCGACGCGGCTTCGTGAGTACGAGACCATCTTCCTGGTCAAGCCTGACCTGACGGACGACAACGTGGACAAGCTCAAGGAGCGCGTCCGCGGCATCGTTGGTCGTGAGGGCGGCAAGCTCCTTCGCTTCACGGTGTGGGGCAAGAAGAAGACCCTGTTCCCCGTGGCGAAGCAGCCCCGCGCCATCTACGTGCACGCCAGCTACCTGGGCGGCTCGAAGCTGGTGGCCGAGATCGAGCGCAACCTCCGCAACCTCGACGAGGTCACCCGCTACATCTCCGTGAAGATCGCCGAAGAGGTGGATCCCGAGACGCGTCCGGTCCTCGAGGACCTGAAGCTGGCCGGCGACGTCGAGGAGACCCGTCCGGGCGCTCCGGCGGAGCGCGAGGGCGGCTTCCGTGGTGGCGAGGAGCCGGGAGTCGAGTCGGAGGAGGAGTCGACCGAGGAGGCCTGA
- the pth gene encoding aminoacyl-tRNA hydrolase produces MKLIVGLGNPGREYEQNRHNIGFMVVEALLPRARAQLNQEKFAAKVGQGTLAGERVLFVEPQTYMNLSGRSVAEAARFYKVPVEDVLVIHDELDLPFGRLQLKAGGGSGGHNGLKSTVSSLGDEGFIRLRFGIGKPEGPNARERVAGYVLSNFDDGERRQLEELIGRSVDVTETWIRDGLSVAMNRFNRKA; encoded by the coding sequence ATGAAGCTCATCGTCGGGCTGGGCAACCCGGGGCGCGAGTACGAGCAGAACCGGCACAACATCGGGTTCATGGTGGTGGAGGCGCTGCTGCCGCGGGCGCGCGCCCAGCTCAACCAGGAGAAGTTCGCCGCGAAGGTGGGCCAGGGCACCCTGGCCGGCGAGCGCGTGCTCTTCGTGGAGCCCCAGACGTACATGAACCTGTCGGGCCGCTCGGTGGCGGAGGCGGCGCGCTTCTACAAGGTGCCGGTGGAGGACGTGCTCGTCATCCACGACGAGCTGGACCTGCCCTTCGGCCGGCTCCAGCTCAAGGCGGGCGGCGGCAGCGGCGGCCACAACGGCCTCAAGAGCACCGTCTCCAGCCTGGGCGACGAGGGCTTCATCCGCCTGCGCTTCGGCATCGGCAAGCCGGAGGGCCCCAACGCCCGCGAGCGCGTGGCCGGCTACGTCCTGTCCAATTTCGACGACGGGGAGCGCCGGCAGTTGGAGGAGCTCATCGGCCGCTCGGTGGACGTGACGGAGACCTGGATTCGGGACGGGCTGTCGGTGGCCATGAACCGGTTCAACCGGAAGGCGTAG
- a CDS encoding 50S ribosomal protein L25/general stress protein Ctc has protein sequence MSVDKTTLEAQAREGSGKGVARRLRAKGVVPAVVYGKHLAKPVHIAVDPKSVRVAINTPHKFNTLIQIKLGADTHQVLLKDYQMDPLTRDILHVDFIAVRENEQVKVNVPLTLVGKAAGVADGGLLTQIRRELEVWALPNAIPERIEVDVTPLKIAEALHVNDVKFPAGVSVKTNVNYTVAVLSAPEAAEAAPVAAAAAAPAAAAAAPAAAKAGDKAAAAPAAAAKAPAKK, from the coding sequence ATGTCCGTCGACAAGACCACCCTCGAGGCCCAGGCGCGTGAAGGTTCCGGCAAGGGCGTTGCCCGCCGCCTGCGCGCGAAGGGCGTGGTTCCCGCCGTGGTTTACGGCAAGCACCTGGCCAAGCCGGTGCACATCGCCGTGGACCCCAAGTCGGTCCGCGTCGCCATCAACACCCCGCACAAGTTCAACACCCTCATCCAGATCAAGCTGGGCGCGGACACCCATCAGGTCCTCCTGAAGGACTACCAGATGGACCCGCTGACCCGCGACATCCTCCACGTCGACTTCATCGCCGTGCGTGAGAACGAGCAGGTCAAGGTCAACGTCCCGCTGACGCTCGTCGGCAAGGCCGCGGGCGTGGCCGACGGCGGTCTGCTCACCCAGATTCGCCGCGAGCTCGAGGTCTGGGCGCTGCCGAACGCCATCCCCGAGCGCATCGAGGTGGACGTGACGCCGCTGAAGATCGCCGAGGCCCTCCACGTCAACGACGTGAAGTTCCCCGCGGGCGTGTCCGTGAAGACCAACGTCAACTACACGGTGGCGGTCCTCAGCGCGCCCGAGGCGGCCGAGGCGGCCCCCGTGGCGGCGGCCGCGGCGGCTCCGGCGGCGGCGGCGGCGGCTCCGGCGGCTGCGAAGGCGGGCGACAAGGCGGCGGCGGCTCCGGCCGCAGCGGCGAAGGCCCCGGCGAAGAAGTAG
- a CDS encoding ribose-phosphate pyrophosphokinase: MQPRDFKVFAGNSNPGLAHRICEYLKRPLGKAEVGRFSDGEIHVEIGENVRGHDIFVLQSTCPPANDHLMELLIMCDALKRASAGSITAVIPYYGYARQDRKVAPRTPITAKLIADLLESSGVERVVSMDMHAGQIQGFFNIPSDHLYGSPVFLEDLRKRFPDSQELVIVSPDAGGVERARAYSKRLNTGLAIIDKRRPRPNASEVMNLIGDVNGKDAVLVDDMVDTAGTLTQAAAALKAKGARRVVAYAVHPILSGPAIQRLTDSVLEEVVFTDTVPLSPAAQSCPKVRVLTTERLFGEAIARIHRADSLSSLFV; this comes from the coding sequence ATGCAGCCGCGTGACTTCAAGGTGTTCGCCGGGAACTCGAATCCCGGCCTGGCGCATCGCATTTGCGAGTACCTCAAGCGCCCTCTGGGCAAGGCGGAGGTCGGTCGCTTCTCCGACGGGGAGATCCACGTCGAGATAGGAGAGAACGTCCGCGGTCACGACATCTTCGTGCTGCAGTCGACGTGTCCTCCGGCGAATGACCACCTGATGGAGCTGCTCATCATGTGCGACGCCCTCAAGCGGGCGAGCGCAGGCTCCATCACCGCCGTCATCCCCTACTACGGCTACGCCCGGCAGGACCGGAAGGTCGCCCCGCGCACGCCCATCACGGCGAAGCTGATCGCCGACCTGCTGGAGTCCTCCGGCGTCGAGCGCGTGGTGTCCATGGACATGCACGCCGGGCAGATCCAGGGCTTCTTCAACATCCCCTCGGACCACCTCTACGGCTCGCCGGTGTTCCTGGAGGATTTGCGCAAGCGCTTCCCCGACTCGCAGGAGCTCGTCATCGTCTCGCCGGACGCCGGTGGCGTGGAGCGCGCCCGCGCGTACTCGAAGCGGCTGAACACCGGCCTCGCCATCATCGACAAGCGCCGCCCGCGCCCCAACGCCTCCGAGGTGATGAACCTCATCGGCGATGTTAATGGGAAGGACGCCGTGCTGGTGGACGACATGGTGGATACCGCGGGCACGCTCACCCAGGCGGCCGCCGCGCTGAAGGCCAAGGGCGCGCGCCGGGTGGTGGCCTACGCCGTCCACCCCATCCTCTCCGGCCCGGCCATCCAGCGGCTCACCGACTCGGTGCTGGAGGAGGTCGTCTTCACGGACACCGTGCCGCTGTCACCCGCGGCGCAGTCCTGCCCCAAGGTTCGCGTGCTCACCACCGAGCGCCTCTTCGGCGAGGCCATCGCCCGCATCCACCGCGCGGACTCGCTCAGCTCGCTCTTCGTCTGA
- the spoVG gene encoding septation regulator SpoVG, translating to MNITDVRVFPVEEDKLKAYVTITLDHCFVIRDLKVIHGSSGLFIAMPAKKRKDGTYKDIAHPLNADTRSQMERVILIEYERHLHQAQAGMLVSAPADMD from the coding sequence ATGAACATCACCGACGTCCGGGTGTTTCCGGTCGAAGAGGACAAGCTCAAGGCGTACGTCACCATCACCCTGGATCATTGCTTCGTCATTCGCGATTTGAAGGTCATCCACGGCTCCTCCGGGCTGTTCATCGCGATGCCGGCAAAGAAACGGAAGGATGGGACGTACAAGGATATAGCCCACCCGCTCAACGCGGATACGCGCAGCCAGATGGAGCGCGTCATCCTCATTGAGTACGAGAGACACCTGCACCAGGCGCAAGCCGGGATGCTCGTCTCAGCGCCGGCTGACATGGACTAG
- a CDS encoding DUF5658 family protein has translation MAATIEQTQDAAWASRASFYVSPASVALLMLNLMDGLFTLLFLQLGVAEELNPLMRVAYEQSPLVFMFSKLVIVNAGLWLLCLHRRLKASRIAIRAGAVVYGIIVVYHLAFLTHLVLHWPGAFH, from the coding sequence ATGGCGGCGACAATCGAGCAGACGCAGGATGCGGCGTGGGCCAGCAGGGCTTCGTTCTACGTGTCACCCGCGTCGGTGGCGCTGTTGATGCTGAACCTGATGGACGGGCTGTTCACCCTGTTGTTCCTGCAGCTCGGGGTGGCGGAGGAGCTCAACCCGCTGATGCGCGTGGCGTACGAGCAGTCTCCGCTCGTCTTCATGTTCTCCAAGCTGGTCATCGTGAACGCGGGCCTGTGGCTGCTGTGCCTCCACCGGCGGCTGAAGGCCAGCCGCATCGCCATCCGGGCGGGCGCCGTCGTCTACGGCATCATCGTCGTCTATCACCTGGCCTTCCTGACCCACCTGGTCCTGCACTGGCCCGGTGCCTTTCACTGA
- a CDS encoding thymidine kinase: MHQFPKDIGWIEVICGSMFSGKTEELIRRVQRALYGKQKVQVFKPRIDNRYDDTAVVSHSQLKVTSTPIDRAEEIFYRLAADTQVVGIDEVQFFGAEVVAVVQALANKGLRVICAGLDQDYQGRPFEPMPQLMAVSEYVTKELAICVVCGNPANRSQRLVSSGERVVVGAAGAYEPRCRKCHVTEPTEGTPPQTLKLFD; encoded by the coding sequence TTGCATCAATTCCCCAAAGATATCGGGTGGATAGAGGTCATCTGTGGCTCCATGTTCTCCGGCAAGACGGAGGAGCTGATCCGCCGCGTCCAGCGGGCCCTGTACGGCAAGCAGAAGGTGCAGGTCTTCAAGCCGCGCATCGACAACCGGTACGACGACACGGCGGTGGTGAGCCACTCGCAGCTCAAGGTGACCTCCACCCCCATCGACCGGGCTGAAGAGATTTTTTACCGGTTGGCCGCGGACACCCAGGTGGTGGGCATCGACGAGGTGCAGTTCTTCGGCGCGGAAGTGGTGGCGGTGGTGCAGGCGCTGGCCAACAAGGGCCTGCGCGTCATCTGCGCGGGGCTGGACCAGGACTACCAGGGGCGGCCCTTCGAGCCGATGCCGCAGTTGATGGCGGTGTCCGAGTACGTGACGAAGGAGCTGGCCATCTGCGTCGTCTGTGGGAATCCGGCCAATCGCTCCCAGCGGCTTGTTTCCAGCGGGGAGCGCGTGGTGGTGGGCGCGGCCGGGGCGTACGAGCCGCGCTGCCGCAAGTGCCATGTCACGGAGCCGACGGAAGGCACGCCGCCGCAGACGCTGAAGCTGTTCGACTGA
- a CDS encoding uracil phosphoribosyltransferase: MRDTLYANVPFKLNEMTHHYGPHVHLVGNPFLLSQLATLCSKGVIQPQINRLVEQLYADLVKTVVNAEFPRKMVSLPTRMIDYTPQGLYQGEVIDPQVRVVTVNIARAGTLPSQVTYDLMNTTVDPSLVRQDHIIMSRMIDAAQAVVGSEIGGAKIGGDVDDAFVLFPDPMGATGGSLSTAISLYKSKVPGRPRRIITLNLIVTPEYLRRMTTEHPDVIIYALRLDRGMSPPEVFGTEPGALWEQERGLDDRQYIVPGGGGFGEIMNNAYV; this comes from the coding sequence ATGCGCGACACCCTGTACGCGAACGTGCCCTTCAAGCTGAACGAGATGACCCACCACTATGGACCGCACGTCCACCTGGTGGGAAATCCGTTCCTCCTCTCGCAGCTGGCCACGTTGTGTTCGAAGGGTGTCATCCAGCCGCAGATCAACCGGCTGGTGGAGCAGCTCTACGCCGACCTGGTGAAGACGGTGGTGAACGCCGAGTTCCCCCGGAAGATGGTGAGCCTGCCCACCCGGATGATTGATTACACCCCGCAGGGCCTCTACCAGGGCGAGGTCATCGACCCGCAGGTGCGCGTGGTGACGGTGAACATCGCCCGCGCGGGCACGCTGCCGTCGCAGGTGACGTACGACTTGATGAACACCACGGTGGACCCGTCGCTGGTACGGCAGGACCACATCATCATGAGCCGGATGATTGACGCCGCTCAGGCGGTGGTGGGCTCGGAGATTGGCGGCGCGAAGATTGGCGGCGACGTGGACGACGCCTTCGTGCTCTTCCCGGACCCGATGGGGGCCACGGGCGGCAGCCTGTCCACGGCGATTTCGCTCTACAAGTCGAAGGTGCCGGGGCGTCCCCGGCGCATCATCACCCTGAACCTCATCGTCACGCCGGAGTACCTGCGGCGCATGACGACGGAGCACCCGGACGTCATCATCTACGCGCTGCGGTTGGACCGGGGCATGTCCCCGCCGGAGGTGTTCGGCACGGAGCCGGGCGCGCTCTGGGAGCAGGAGCGGGGACTGGATGACCGGCAGTACATCGTTCCCGGAGGTGGCGGCTTCGGGGAGATCATGAACAACGCCTACGTGTAG
- the hpt gene encoding hypoxanthine phosphoribosyltransferase, whose protein sequence is MAFYEQQVGVMISEEKLQARVRELAAEITRDYAGKDLTLICVLKGSVFFAMDLAKNIDLPVKLEFLGVSSYQGGTESTGEVRITTDVSKPMAGKHLLIIEDIIDTGLTMQFLLENLRARHPASLKLCSLLEKPARARTKVDIDYKGFVIDDHFVVGYGLDYAEVYRNLPFIGVMKGK, encoded by the coding sequence TTGGCGTTCTACGAGCAGCAAGTCGGCGTGATGATTTCCGAGGAGAAGTTGCAGGCTCGCGTGCGGGAGCTGGCCGCGGAGATTACGCGCGACTACGCGGGCAAGGACCTGACGCTCATCTGCGTGCTGAAGGGCTCCGTGTTCTTCGCCATGGACCTGGCGAAGAACATCGACCTGCCGGTGAAGCTCGAGTTCCTCGGCGTGTCCAGCTACCAGGGCGGCACGGAGTCGACGGGCGAGGTGCGCATCACCACGGACGTGAGCAAGCCCATGGCGGGCAAGCACCTGCTCATCATCGAGGACATCATCGACACCGGGCTCACCATGCAGTTCCTGCTGGAGAACCTGCGTGCCCGGCACCCGGCGTCCCTGAAGCTGTGCTCGCTGCTGGAGAAGCCGGCGCGGGCCCGGACGAAGGTGGACATCGACTACAAGGGCTTCGTCATCGATGACCACTTCGTCGTGGGCTACGGGCTCGACTACGCCGAGGTGTACCGGAACCTGCCGTTCATCGGCGTGATGAAGGGGAAGTAG
- the aqpZ gene encoding aquaporin Z, which produces MPASMVKSAPARAGGEEALRKYVAELIGTFVLVLGGVGAAVLAGERIGFLGVSLAFGLSLLAMVYTVGPISGCHVNPAVTLGLLLTGKMESRHALGYVVAQCVGAIAAAGVVLLIARGVPGGYSASVEGLASNGFGAASPEGYGMGAAFLTEVALTFLLVLTVLGATDARAPVGFAGLAIGLVLALIHLVGIPVTNTSVNPARSLGPALFAGGLALSQLWLFIVAPLLGSATAAAVYRTVFRPVVPITARTAERATERERAERVASNRTDTQVPT; this is translated from the coding sequence ATGCCTGCATCCATGGTGAAGTCCGCTCCGGCGCGCGCCGGTGGCGAAGAGGCGCTCCGGAAGTATGTGGCGGAGCTGATAGGCACTTTCGTGCTGGTGCTGGGAGGTGTGGGCGCGGCCGTGCTGGCGGGGGAGCGCATCGGCTTCCTTGGCGTGTCGCTCGCGTTTGGCTTGTCGCTGCTGGCGATGGTCTACACGGTGGGGCCCATCTCCGGCTGCCACGTCAACCCGGCGGTGACGCTGGGGCTCTTGCTCACGGGGAAGATGGAGTCCCGCCACGCGCTCGGCTACGTGGTGGCCCAGTGCGTGGGAGCCATCGCCGCGGCCGGGGTGGTGCTGCTGATTGCCCGGGGGGTACCGGGGGGCTACTCGGCGTCCGTGGAGGGGTTGGCGTCCAACGGCTTCGGCGCCGCGTCGCCCGAGGGGTACGGCATGGGCGCGGCCTTCCTCACCGAGGTGGCGCTCACCTTCCTGCTGGTGCTGACGGTGCTGGGGGCCACGGATGCGCGCGCGCCCGTGGGCTTCGCGGGGCTGGCGATTGGACTGGTGCTGGCGCTCATCCACCTGGTGGGGATTCCGGTGACGAACACGTCCGTGAATCCGGCGCGCAGCCTGGGGCCGGCGCTGTTCGCGGGCGGGCTGGCGCTGAGCCAGTTGTGGCTGTTCATCGTGGCACCGCTGCTGGGGAGCGCTACCGCCGCGGCCGTGTACCGCACCGTGTTCCGCCCGGTGGTGCCGATTACGGCCAGGACGGCGGAGCGGGCCACGGAGCGCGAGCGGGCGGAGCGGGTGGCGAGCAACCGGACGGACACCCAGGTTCCGACCTGA